Proteins from one Deinococcus planocerae genomic window:
- a CDS encoding aldo/keto reductase, whose translation MEYRQLLGTDLTVSAVGFGVWTVGTTWWGVKDEDMAVRLLRRAFDLGLTFFDNADTYASGRAEEIQRRALGDVRDQLVIGTKFGYDIYTHPERPGQQERPHDWTPAYLRKALEGSLKRLGTDYIDYYQLHNCRVDAIRKDDLWAELEGLKAEGLIRAYGTALGPALNERQIEEGIASIKERRAPTQIIYNLLEQVLGEQILPVAEGEGVGVMARVPHASGLLEGYMTLDTEFEPGDHRNWRMTTNARRKAWMEDGLKKVEGLNAEFVEGRGRTIGQLALQFALRSPAMASVLPNIYDEKGLEEYAATFGAAPLTDAEYDAIQALYRENFGLTHDLRGQEVAR comes from the coding sequence ATGGAATACCGACAGCTACTTGGCACCGACCTCACCGTGAGCGCGGTGGGCTTCGGCGTGTGGACGGTGGGCACGACGTGGTGGGGCGTGAAGGACGAGGACATGGCCGTGCGGCTGCTCCGGCGCGCCTTCGACCTCGGCCTCACCTTTTTCGACAACGCCGACACCTATGCCTCGGGCCGTGCGGAGGAGATCCAGCGCCGGGCCCTCGGCGATGTGCGCGATCAGCTCGTCATCGGCACGAAGTTCGGCTACGACATCTACACCCACCCCGAACGCCCCGGCCAGCAGGAGCGCCCCCACGACTGGACACCCGCGTACCTCCGCAAGGCGCTGGAGGGCTCGCTGAAGAGATTGGGCACCGACTACATCGACTACTACCAGCTTCACAACTGCCGCGTGGACGCCATCCGCAAGGACGACTTGTGGGCGGAACTGGAGGGGCTCAAGGCGGAGGGATTGATCCGCGCCTACGGCACCGCCCTCGGCCCCGCGCTGAACGAGCGGCAGATCGAGGAGGGCATCGCCTCCATCAAGGAGCGCCGGGCGCCCACCCAGATCATCTACAACCTGCTGGAACAGGTGCTCGGCGAGCAGATTCTTCCCGTCGCCGAGGGGGAGGGCGTCGGCGTGATGGCCCGCGTGCCGCACGCCTCGGGGCTGCTGGAGGGGTACATGACCCTCGACACCGAGTTCGAGCCCGGCGACCACCGCAACTGGCGGATGACCACCAACGCCCGCCGCAAGGCGTGGATGGAGGACGGCCTGAAGAAGGTCGAGGGGCTGAATGCTGAGTTTGTCGAGGGCCGGGGCCGCACCATCGGCCAGCTCGCCCTCCAGTTCGCCCTGCGCTCCCCCGCGATGGCGAGCGTTCTGCCCAACATCTACGACGAGAAGGGGCTGGAGGAGTACGCCGCCACCTTTGGGGCCGCGCCGCTGACGGACGCCGAGTACGACGCGATTCAGGCGCTCTACCGGGAGAACTTCGGCCTCACCCATGACCTGCGCGGGCAGGAGGTGGCGCGGTGA
- a CDS encoding DUF5872 domain-containing protein, which translates to MNKKPEEKYTDPELRERLKDEIMQSDKGGAPGQWSARKSQLLVREYEAHGGGYIGEKDEAARSLEHWTEQDWQTVDGDDHARHRNSVSRYLPKAVWEALTPEERREAEQSKVRGSKEGEQHVDWPPAVRRAMERFEKEQGGK; encoded by the coding sequence ATGAACAAGAAACCCGAGGAGAAGTACACCGACCCCGAACTGCGCGAACGGCTCAAGGACGAGATCATGCAGTCCGACAAGGGCGGCGCGCCCGGGCAGTGGTCGGCGCGCAAGAGCCAACTCCTCGTCCGCGAGTACGAGGCGCACGGCGGCGGTTACATCGGGGAAAAGGACGAGGCCGCCCGCTCGCTCGAACACTGGACCGAGCAAGACTGGCAGACCGTGGACGGCGACGACCACGCCCGGCACAGGAACAGCGTGAGCCGTTACCTCCCCAAGGCGGTGTGGGAGGCCCTGACCCCCGAGGAACGCCGCGAGGCCGAGCAGAGCAAGGTGCGCGGCTCGAAAGAAGGCGAGCAGCACGTGGACTGGCCCCCCGCCGTCCGGCGCGCGATGGAGCGCTTCGAGAAGGAGCAGGGCGGCAAATAG
- a CDS encoding PH domain-containing protein has protein sequence MRQPIPLARPSSPLLTALVGLVPLVLLGSAWLPVGEPMPLPVRLLFTLMAAGLIALFVWLPRRLGYALTDEGLEIRRASGTFVWPYRDLRAGATAHGLGVKQAGVNAPGYYSGAFAWLGEGPNTVLALSSSTRDGVLVTYQGKRYFLTPADSNAFLRELRARGVPDA, from the coding sequence GTGAGACAGCCCATCCCCCTCGCCCGACCTTCTTCGCCGCTGCTCACGGCTCTCGTGGGGCTGGTCCCCCTGGTGCTGTTGGGCAGCGCCTGGCTGCCGGTCGGCGAGCCCATGCCCCTGCCCGTCCGCCTCCTGTTCACGCTGATGGCTGCCGGGCTGATCGCGCTGTTTGTCTGGCTGCCCCGCCGCCTGGGCTACGCGCTGACCGACGAGGGGCTGGAGATTCGGCGAGCCTCGGGCACCTTCGTCTGGCCCTACCGCGACCTGCGGGCGGGCGCCACCGCTCACGGCCTGGGCGTCAAGCAGGCGGGCGTGAATGCGCCGGGCTACTACTCTGGAGCCTTCGCGTGGCTGGGGGAAGGCCCGAACACCGTCCTGGCCCTCTCCTCATCCACCCGGGACGGCGTGCTGGTGACCTACCAGGGGAAGCGGTACTTTCTGACGCCCGCCGACTCGAACGCCTTCCTGCGCGAATTGCGGGCGCGGGGTGTGCCTGATGCCTGA
- a CDS encoding rhodanese-like domain-containing protein: MSPKTAMQMVQEARQRVENLSADQVAAELERGDAVLVDLREPGEQDQTGVIPGAVAAPRGMLEFWADPTSPYHRPEFDPGRRLILHCASGGRSALAADTLRQMGYTNVAHLDGGMKAWSEAGRPVTGRKPAPE, encoded by the coding sequence ATGTCACCGAAGACGGCTATGCAGATGGTTCAGGAGGCCAGGCAACGCGTCGAGAACCTCTCCGCTGATCAGGTCGCCGCCGAGCTGGAGCGTGGGGACGCCGTGCTGGTCGATCTGCGCGAACCCGGCGAGCAGGACCAGACGGGCGTTATTCCCGGTGCCGTGGCCGCGCCACGCGGAATGCTGGAGTTCTGGGCCGACCCGACGAGCCCGTACCACCGGCCCGAGTTCGACCCTGGCCGCCGCCTCATCCTGCACTGTGCCTCCGGGGGCCGCTCCGCCCTCGCCGCCGACACCCTCCGGCAGATGGGCTACACGAACGTCGCTCACCTGGACGGCGGGATGAAGGCGTGGTCGGAGGCCGGGCGCCCCGTGACAGGACGTAAACCAGCACCGGAGTGA
- a CDS encoding AI-2E family transporter, with protein MIAPPKPLNAFQYVWRNPWVRAAAFLLAFYVAYRLLGRVATVIVDVLVAFLIAYLANPLLNWLERGRVKRGLGVFFVLLIFAGIFTLAGALLVTVSAQLISLLNTLPDQVGRLGELLDRLGGWLQERGITGLDNARERLTDAAQAYLRNLGTNIIPILQNALSSTGSLFNRLVSIGGVVGQILLILLLSIYLMLDYSRVNAALLRFFPRPWQPRVLEFTGLVGTAVGGYVRGQLVIALFIGIFVWLGLSLIGIPSAAAIGFLAGAFNIVPYLGPIIGATPALLLALPSGWVTMLLVIVVFVAANQIEGNFLSPYILSKTTDLHPITVLVAILVGVALLGFTGALLAVPTVALGKLLMEKYYYPSRVYTEGP; from the coding sequence ATGATCGCGCCCCCCAAACCGCTCAACGCCTTTCAGTACGTGTGGCGCAACCCGTGGGTGCGCGCAGCCGCGTTCCTGCTCGCCTTTTACGTCGCCTACCGGCTGCTGGGCCGGGTCGCCACCGTCATCGTGGACGTGCTCGTGGCCTTCCTGATCGCCTACCTCGCCAATCCGCTGCTGAACTGGCTCGAACGGGGCCGGGTCAAGCGGGGGCTGGGCGTGTTTTTCGTGCTCCTGATTTTCGCGGGCATCTTCACGCTGGCGGGGGCGCTGCTCGTCACGGTCTCGGCGCAGCTCATCAGCCTGCTCAACACCCTGCCGGATCAGGTGGGCCGCCTGGGCGAGTTGCTCGACCGGCTGGGGGGCTGGCTTCAGGAACGGGGCATCACCGGGCTCGACAATGCCCGCGAGCGCCTGACCGACGCCGCGCAGGCCTACTTGCGCAACCTCGGCACGAACATCATCCCCATCCTGCAAAACGCGCTGAGTTCGACGGGCTCGCTGTTCAACCGCCTGGTCTCCATCGGCGGGGTGGTGGGGCAGATCCTCCTGATCTTGCTGCTCAGCATCTACCTGATGCTCGACTACAGCCGGGTCAATGCCGCCCTGCTGCGCTTTTTCCCGCGGCCCTGGCAGCCCAGGGTGCTGGAGTTCACCGGGCTCGTCGGCACGGCGGTCGGCGGCTACGTACGCGGTCAGCTCGTGATCGCCCTCTTTATCGGCATCTTCGTGTGGCTGGGTCTGAGTCTGATCGGCATTCCCAGCGCCGCCGCCATCGGCTTTCTCGCGGGGGCCTTCAACATCGTGCCGTACCTGGGCCCGATCATCGGCGCGACCCCCGCCCTGCTCCTCGCCCTGCCGTCGGGCTGGGTGACCATGCTGCTCGTCATCGTGGTCTTCGTGGCCGCCAACCAGATCGAGGGCAACTTCCTGAGTCCCTACATCCTCAGCAAGACGACCGACCTCCACCCCATCACAGTCCTCGTCGCCATCCTCGTCGGCGTGGCGCTGCTGGGCTTCACGGGCGCGCTGCTCGCCGTGCCCACCGTGGCCCTCGGCAAGCTGCTGATGGAGAAGTACTACTACCCCAGCCGGGTCTACACCGAAGGGCCGTAG
- a CDS encoding VOC family protein has product MLKHVSFLTRDLAATLAFYGRLGGVVEKDATTHEGFRRGVVRLGEGRLQFFQIGGEVPRPHAHWAEHVALHVPGLRALLPELRASGVTVTCDLQPSPGGRDMAFVLDPDGRQVELLEAEG; this is encoded by the coding sequence ATGCTCAAGCACGTCTCCTTCCTGACCCGGGACCTCGCGGCCACCCTCGCCTTTTACGGGCGGCTGGGCGGCGTGGTCGAGAAGGACGCGACGACCCACGAGGGCTTCCGGCGCGGCGTGGTGCGGCTGGGCGAGGGCCGGCTCCAGTTCTTCCAGATCGGGGGGGAGGTGCCCAGGCCACACGCCCACTGGGCCGAACACGTCGCCCTGCACGTCCCCGGCCTGCGCGCCCTGCTGCCCGAATTGCGCGCCTCGGGGGTGACCGTCACCTGCGACCTTCAGCCCAGCCCCGGCGGGCGGGACATGGCCTTTGTGCTCGACCCGGACGGGCGGCAGGTGGAGCTGCTGGAGGCGGAGGGCTGA